The Bubalus bubalis isolate 160015118507 breed Murrah chromosome 2, NDDB_SH_1, whole genome shotgun sequence genome includes the window ataattttatacaGTTTTCCTTCATAAGTCATTATTAATATCCTCCAATAACATTTCAaaactttatttgtatttattttttttaattttattttctttttaaactttacaaaattgtattagttttgccaaatatcaaaatgaatctgccacaggtatatatgtgttccccatcctgaaccctcctccctcctccctccccataccatccctctgggtcgtcccagtgcaccagccccagcatTTTACTTCCAAAATGTTATAGGTGAGAACCAAGTATCATTCCAGTATAAACAGAAAGGAACCCTTGTAATAAAAAATCACCTGGATATAAACCATAAGATTTTAGGGTACTTACTTATCATCTGTCTTTCCTCCAAGACAATATATCATCCCCTTATGTGAAATCACACTATGGCCATAGACTTTGATAGGAAGCTTTTTAACTTCATTCCATTTGGCTGCCCTAAAATCAGAAGATGATAGGATTTATATGCTTTCAGTAAACTTCAGGTTCTAAAATTATGATTTTGTTATAGACACCCATATACCTGAATGCttaggaaatgaaaatatcatgCCAACTTACGCAGGATCATAGCATAATACTGTATCCAGAGAAGCCTCTGTTTGAAGGTCTTTGCCTGCAACTACATAGATTTTGTCATCTATCTCTCCCAGACCGAAGAGACACCTAGCTGAAGGCAGAGGTGGGAGTCCAACCCACTCAGATGCTACATTAtcaagctgaaagaaaaaaaatatatgaggaATTGTGAAGCTTGTTATAGGTGTACCAAAAAATATGCTATACTTTGTTGTTTAGAATTGATTGAGATAGTAGAAGATCTCATAAGTTTAAAACTATAACTCAGAAAGGATCATATTTTACCTTTGAATTAccaggaaaaatgagaaaatccacACAGCCTACCAAAATAGCTAAAAATACTCAAACCTGGAGAACTTGGGAAAAGGAAAGCGAGAATAAAATAGTCGTCAGAGATTAGTTAGAACTGTTGAGATTTCTTGTCAAACTTTCTTCCCACATTACCTTGTTCAGGTTTGAACAAGGAATCAATACTTCGAGGACATTGGGGAAATAGATTGCCACCGTAGGGAGGGTCACAGTGTGTGAGTGACCCCCTGCAAGCTATATTTAACATGCTCCAAGCTGGCGCCCAGGACAGCTGGACCTGTCGCTCAGTTCACAGACAACTGGGACGTTagatattatctttttttctttccttaaacatttttaagttcTCCATGCTTCACTTTATTACTTTAGATACAGGCAGGTATTACAGCCTATAACCTCCCAGGTTTTGGTGGGAGTCATTTAAAAtgctcttttccttccctcccactctttctctctttctgatttaaaTTAGAAAGGAATTCTGCTTGTTTTTGCTATTGCCAATTCTGCGAGCCTAAGACAGCCTccaagagcccatgctctgggATATGTGATTGATTCTAATATGGCTGGCGTCAGCTTTAGGACTAACTATTGGTAATTTTAAGATTTTCCACTTTGCATTTTAGGACACCAAGGCATAAGAAAGCTCCTTTCTGAGGGAGTGCAGTCAGAGATTTGTTGTTCTCTCTAGTGCTATTTctatgaagcagaagaaaaaaggaaaaaagcccaGAATAACTGGTTACCAAGAACAGATGCAGATATTCAAGTCTGTGGTATATCCAGATGGTGATCActaatgtattcatttttgaaaaaaagtccTTTATCAAGAAACCAGTAGGtagtataaaagcaaaaataatgacaATTATCAACtttgggggattccctggtggctcactggcaaagaatccatctgccaatgtaggagatgcgggttcaatccctggtcaggaagatcccttggagaaggaaatggcaacccactccaatattcttgcctgagaaatcccatggacagaggaacctggtgagctacagttcacggggccacaaaggaatcggacatgactgagtgactaaacaacaacaaaggaatgtTTACTCTGTGACAGGCTTCATGCTAGGTGCTTTATACAGGTAATCTACTTTAGTCCTCTCGTTTGTTAGCTCTgatttagagatgagaaaacaggcacagaaaggttaaacaATTTGCTCAGGCTCGCAGAGCTTTTAAGTGATACTCgatgcaaaatatataaattcataggttttctttttttctttttttaaatgggagCAGCAGCCATCATAATCCCAAATCAGAGGGTTTACTGCCCACACCACCCAGTGCTGTCTACCTTCCCATACTGCCCCCGATAGGGCACTTCCTACAGCAGACTGCCTGCCAGGTGTTTTTACAGATGAGTTGTCAAGCCATTTAACCTCtctggcttcagttttctcatccctaAAATTAGAGTTTGGACTCAGAGTACTTAAGATGTGGTGCTGTTCAAAGATTTGATGAAACTGGTAATTCTATGGGAAAAAACCCTCTCTtctctaaataaaaaaaattatcataatcTAATTCTAGTATACAATCAAAGGTCATATGAATCCTGACAATACATTTTAAACAGAGGTGACAAGTAGAAAATACAAAACCTGAAATTCTCACACATTTTCTTGTGAGTCATAATCCTCTTTCACAGTCAGGTGTTTTTATCCTGGCTCACTGTTTTATCCTTGTCTCACTATTTGTGCCTTTTAAAGGAGCAAGGCATAGGAAATGATAGGGAGTTGACCTTTTCAACTTTGAGTAACTGTTTTTGTAGCTACAAGGAAAATCAAGCATGCTTCCAGAACCAGAAATGTGAGGCGATGTCAATAAAAGCAAGGGTAGCGATAGGATAGAAGGGACTAAAGATAAGGCTAGAAATATTCTTTGGATCTGATTTCCAGGTTATTTGTATTTTGATGTAATTTTTACTTCCTAGATATATTATTGTCTTTTCAATTGAATTTACCCTTTCTGAAATTTATCTGAATTTAAAACTAGCCCTTAGGAAGTTTTCTGGCCCACATTCAAATACTTATGATTACAGCTTctactgttatttttatatttcatagttAACATCCTTTAATAGAATTTGGAAAATTAAGAAGCATGATTGACAtgtattattacatttttttgaGATTAGTAGAAGCTGGTTAAAGAGTGTGTTTTATAAATGCATGGTATGTCACACAATTTGAAATCACTCAGTGACTGTGGTGTGACATTCTATACTTACTTATCTTTGCCCTTTCGAATTCAAGGCCCATAAACTACAGGCCATGAGTAGCCATGACCTAAACAAACCCTTTTGAACTATCTGTAAGCTACAAAGTACTGGTATTGGTATTAAAGATAAAGTCACTGATTCCTTCATAAACTGGTAAAGTATAATGTGTTGGTAACATGAAACTAAGTCCTTTCAAACTACAGAGAGTTTGTTTAGGAGGATCTCTCTTCTTGGAAATTTCTATGGTTTCATAAAACAGATTAAGTTGCAATCATGTCTAAGTACAACTCTGATCCAAAGAAATTTGATCATTtaccataaataaaaatttctaaatacaATGAATCGATTCAAACTAGTGATGTTTGTATAGACAGTATTTCCTCAAAGGCATTCCAAAGCGTGTAAAATACTTATACaagttcttttcactttcaataaaattgtattttaggcAGTAAACCATAAATAAGAGATGAAATACTACCTCTGAGAATTTCAAATCAAGCAAACTTGGAAAAAGGTAGAAAATCTGATCAATTAGAACTTTTTGTAAAGTGTAGAGTACTTTGATTTTTGGAAAATACCTATTTTTCAGAAAGAGGATACaagattaaattttgtttttactaaaaTACTGGACTTTAAAGGATTACAGTTACAACTATCAACTATAAACATGACATTTTAGGTAAAAGAGCATAAAGAAGATCATGAGCCATCACTTGTACATGAATTAGAACCTCATTCTTcatgaaaatgtttattaaatattaacaagCAGTTAACTGATCTAGATATTTGTCAGTACTCTAATGAAAATGCAAGGAACTGGCATAGGACGTCAAGTATTGATAGAACACAGTACAAGCAGCCTAAGTAATTCACAATCAGCTAACTAGATGGTGACTAACATCCTTTCCTCTATGTCTCTGCATATGTGAGGACAGCCTTTCTTACCTGGAAGAAGTAGGACTGTAGGGgctgatctttattttcttcatccacATACAGCCCTCCTACCACATACACCTGATTTTGTTGGGTAACGATGCTGGAATGATTTCTGGGGATCTGCTCAGCCAGCGCAGTAAGGTAGCATTCATTTTCCGTGGGATCGTAAGCCACAGCAGCTGTGTCATTAACCAAGAGGATGAGGTCCTTGACAAACATTCCATGCCTGGGAATATCATTCAGGTAACCAGGAAGCAAATCTTCATCACCAACATCACCGTTCACCTCACCAGCCCCAGCCTTCTCTGTGTTTTTGCTAGGTTCTGGGAGTTTGCCTGCAAAGGCATCTTTgagaactttgatttttttctggagttctggGTTGCTTTTAATTATATCATCTTTTTCAACatgatctttaaaatatttttctgtcataAGGCGAAAACGAATACAATCAAACACTTCGCTAAGGTTTTTAACCCTATTTTCTTTGTCTGTTCGCACCCATTTCATCACTGCCTCAAATactgcttcttccttttctacatTTAGGCTgtcattggaaatgactgagaTCAGCTCCTGCGGAGACAGTTGCATGAAGTCCTCTTCCTTACAAATCTGTACAAAGCGATCAGACACAAATTCACGGGCAGAGATGGCAAGTCTCGGGCAGTCAAGAAGAAGTCCTAATCTTAGAATAGCTAGACAGTTACCAGGAGCAAGTCTTTTCTGAAGATAAGAAACGCAGACCGTGAACACGGAGGGGATCTGAAAGCGGCTGGCCAATGCAAAAATATCTTGCACGTTTCCGTCGTTGAGATCAATACTGGCAGAGTATAGGTACTTAATGATTAAATCCAGTACAGCAGGATCCACATTATCTAGTACTACCTCCTTTTTTTTCGCCTCATCAATTTCAGATAAAAAATACTCACGGAAGTAAGGACTACAAGCTGACAAAATCAATCTGTGGCAAGGAAGACTTTTGTCACCTGCTTTTAGGGTGCAATCGATGAATTTTTTCTCATCCAGGAGATCTTTTAGACCATCCTGAAGAAGGGTGGATTGGTAAAGCCGCAGTTCCTCTGCGAGTTCCCGCTGGGAATCCATTTTGTGAGTAACCTGGGTAAGGAAGGGGACACTAAGGCCTTAGCTCCTCACAGCACACAGGTCTAGCAGTAAAAAGGCAGATCAGTGTGCTCTGCCCAGCTTGAAGCCTTTGCAATTTAATCCCACCAGCTAAATATAGACACCAATGCTAACAACGGGAATGCAGGAGAGCTAGTTTGGAAGAAGAGTTGCTCTTGCAGCTGTCAGAGATTGAAAGGAACAACTGGAACTTTTAATCACTAAGGAAACAGCTAAGAAATGAGATATTTAAATGAAGTGGAaagctttaaaatacataaagcatTAGAAGATAGGCTAATAAAGGATACCACAAGAAAATGTTCATTGAACTAACAGAAAACTGAATCATAAAAATGAGTCATTCCGCTAAAACTGGTCTAGTGGCAAGCTACTTGGCTATCTGAATTAATGATGCAAAGGTCAAGAATATGAGGTGAGTTCATTTGAATACTCATAAGCAAGATCCTCTTTCCAGTAATgttataaatgtttgttttctacttaAAACAGCAGGATATATAATATTCTTTGAGAAGTAGGAAACTTAAAGACTGCTACTTAggtagactattttttttttaaaaacctttaaaataataatacccCCCCACATCATGGCTAaattaaatggaaagaaactGCTAACTTTGTAAGACATCctaaattatcattatttttaagtggaaaaactACAAT containing:
- the KLHL41 gene encoding kelch-like protein 41 gives rise to the protein MDSQRELAEELRLYQSTLLQDGLKDLLDEKKFIDCTLKAGDKSLPCHRLILSACSPYFREYFLSEIDEAKKKEVVLDNVDPAVLDLIIKYLYSASIDLNDGNVQDIFALASRFQIPSVFTVCVSYLQKRLAPGNCLAILRLGLLLDCPRLAISAREFVSDRFVQICKEEDFMQLSPQELISVISNDSLNVEKEEAVFEAVMKWVRTDKENRVKNLSEVFDCIRFRLMTEKYFKDHVEKDDIIKSNPELQKKIKVLKDAFAGKLPEPSKNTEKAGAGEVNGDVGDEDLLPGYLNDIPRHGMFVKDLILLVNDTAAVAYDPTENECYLTALAEQIPRNHSSIVTQQNQVYVVGGLYVDEENKDQPLQSYFFQLDNVASEWVGLPPLPSARCLFGLGEIDDKIYVVAGKDLQTEASLDTVLCYDPAAAKWNEVKKLPIKVYGHSVISHKGMIYCLGGKTDDKKCTNRVFIYNPKKGDWKDLAPMKIPRSMFGVAVHKGKIVIAGGVTEDGLSASVEAFDLNTNKWEVMTEFPQERSSISLVSLAGSLYAIGGFAMIQLESKEFAPTEVNDIWKYEDDKKEWAGMLKEIRYASGASCLATRLNLFKLSKL